A portion of the Pseudomonas protegens CHA0 genome contains these proteins:
- a CDS encoding non-ribosomal peptide synthetase yields MAHLSIASCLDDVFARHATDTALSCNGARLSYRELEQRSAQVAARLLGLGLTPGSTLGLEVERSIEQLVLLVGMVRAGLSYCYLDRNNPPQWNQSVCERSGVCWRVTPEVADGPGYLALDELLAPTDEAACWPPLCGAEPVYVNFSSGTTGAPKIIPCTHRGVLGFCDRPRHFPLQPGFRMLYASNLTFDASQFEIWTALLNGGELHIHVPGALTLEHLHRYIHEAGVDSLWLTSTLFNTFVDIDRGWLRGVKRLMVGGEVLSAGHVRQAYAAADGLVLYNGYGPTENTMGTCIYAIPRSFDSTRDIPIGQAVDDATLLLLRPDGQPCEVDEPGELLIAGGGLSPGYLGDAGLTRERFIDLPWQGRTLRCYRSGDLVSRDGQGLYHFHGRSDDQIKLRGQRLSLTEVAAAFKRYPGMLDCVVLLDDQGTEAQLLLVYLKAPGVEPRVLADYGRQSLPPFMVPSRFVEVERFALRSSGKLDIAELKQRLCLGQPATDTDDSPAGRFLARFGVSAHDLQRSFFDSGGNSLAAIKLVGTVNRHLGWEGLGLEQFYRMATLGQLLDWLQAQPGLASLLENGAQEYYVIESEQESLPAAHAGFSINTHLGRFAVVRATSASHAREALRSGSGRLPAAGDSRWIGLNKSQLSMVYAELFNKDLRANNVLYLFRPEQLPAAGLDLQALAQGLKQRYPLAGCRVARVEGEYCLDLAPEPPARLWLEPVAEFPSQQACVEHFLERPLSLFEQDLCSLFKVRIDGTLHLGLWLHHILGNHVGQLSLLRSVEQLALGVQSPPVADFSFVGNNLMQAEEYERLADAGTEAWEQEAEEYAPLADVPAPAATAQALQLRAALAMDPMKLASPQRLFHLLQAFRQGCAEGLGIEAPIVNLLFAWAERSVISGFSSYTVPVPLAPGRFAEGCEPQACMDYLNAKLARAALGYEEILAALGLYGFAPAFLCNFVELPASDARWLQTRIANPVSEWPKTLLDLTVVKSALGCEVLLNSYLPEPQARAFLESFVAAGQRQ; encoded by the coding sequence ATGGCTCATCTATCTATTGCTTCGTGCCTGGACGACGTCTTCGCCCGGCATGCCACGGATACCGCGCTGAGCTGCAACGGCGCACGGCTCAGCTACCGGGAGCTGGAACAGCGTTCGGCACAGGTGGCGGCCCGCTTGCTGGGCTTGGGCCTGACGCCTGGCAGCACCCTGGGCCTGGAGGTGGAACGCTCGATTGAACAACTGGTGCTGCTGGTGGGCATGGTGCGGGCCGGCCTGTCGTACTGCTATCTGGACCGCAACAACCCGCCCCAGTGGAACCAGTCGGTGTGTGAACGCAGTGGCGTGTGCTGGCGGGTCACGCCGGAGGTTGCCGATGGCCCGGGGTATCTGGCGCTGGATGAGTTGCTCGCGCCCACGGACGAGGCTGCGTGCTGGCCGCCGCTATGCGGCGCCGAGCCGGTGTACGTGAACTTTTCCAGCGGTACCACCGGCGCGCCGAAGATCATTCCCTGTACCCATCGCGGGGTGTTGGGGTTCTGCGACCGGCCGCGACATTTTCCGCTGCAGCCGGGCTTTCGCATGCTGTACGCCTCGAACCTGACCTTCGACGCCTCGCAGTTCGAGATCTGGACCGCGCTGCTCAATGGCGGCGAATTGCATATCCATGTTCCCGGCGCCCTGACCCTGGAACACCTGCATCGTTACATCCACGAGGCCGGGGTCGACAGCCTGTGGCTGACCTCGACCCTGTTCAACACCTTCGTCGATATCGACCGCGGCTGGCTGCGGGGCGTCAAGCGGCTGATGGTCGGCGGTGAGGTCCTGTCCGCAGGGCATGTCCGCCAGGCCTATGCTGCCGCCGATGGGCTGGTTCTCTACAACGGTTATGGCCCCACGGAAAACACCATGGGTACCTGTATCTATGCCATTCCCCGCAGCTTCGACAGCACCCGGGACATTCCCATCGGCCAGGCCGTGGACGATGCCACCCTGTTGCTGCTGCGCCCTGACGGGCAGCCGTGCGAGGTGGATGAACCCGGCGAGCTGCTGATCGCCGGGGGCGGCTTGTCCCCGGGGTATCTGGGGGATGCCGGGCTGACCCGGGAGCGCTTCATCGACCTGCCATGGCAGGGCCGGACGCTGCGTTGCTACCGCAGTGGCGACCTGGTTTCCCGGGATGGCCAGGGGCTCTATCACTTCCATGGCCGCAGCGATGACCAGATCAAGCTGCGTGGCCAGCGCCTGTCGCTGACCGAGGTCGCCGCCGCCTTCAAGCGTTACCCGGGAATGCTCGATTGTGTGGTGTTGCTGGATGACCAGGGAACCGAAGCGCAGTTGCTGCTGGTGTACCTCAAGGCGCCTGGGGTCGAGCCCCGGGTGCTGGCCGACTATGGCCGGCAAAGCCTGCCGCCGTTCATGGTGCCGTCGCGATTTGTCGAGGTTGAGCGCTTTGCCCTGCGCTCTTCCGGCAAGCTGGATATTGCTGAGCTCAAGCAGCGCCTGTGTCTCGGGCAGCCGGCCACTGACACGGACGACTCGCCGGCAGGGCGTTTTCTCGCGCGTTTCGGCGTGTCGGCTCATGACCTGCAGCGCAGCTTCTTCGACAGCGGTGGCAACTCGCTGGCGGCGATCAAGCTGGTGGGCACGGTGAACCGTCACCTGGGCTGGGAAGGCCTGGGCCTGGAGCAGTTCTACCGCATGGCCACCCTGGGCCAGTTGCTGGACTGGCTACAGGCCCAACCCGGCCTGGCGTCCCTGCTGGAAAACGGTGCGCAGGAGTACTACGTGATCGAGTCGGAGCAGGAGTCCTTGCCCGCCGCCCATGCAGGATTTTCGATCAATACTCACCTGGGGCGTTTTGCCGTGGTCCGCGCCACCTCGGCCAGCCACGCCCGGGAGGCGCTGCGCAGCGGTTCCGGGCGGTTGCCGGCTGCCGGCGACAGCCGCTGGATCGGCTTGAACAAGAGCCAGTTGTCGATGGTGTATGCCGAACTGTTCAACAAGGATCTACGGGCCAACAACGTGCTCTACCTGTTCCGGCCCGAGCAGTTGCCGGCCGCCGGGCTGGACCTGCAGGCGTTGGCCCAGGGCTTGAAGCAGCGCTATCCACTGGCGGGCTGTCGGGTGGCGCGGGTCGAGGGCGAGTACTGTCTTGATCTGGCCCCCGAGCCGCCGGCGCGCCTGTGGCTGGAGCCTGTGGCGGAGTTTCCCAGCCAGCAGGCCTGCGTGGAGCATTTCCTTGAGCGGCCGCTGTCACTGTTCGAGCAGGACCTGTGCAGCCTGTTCAAGGTGCGCATCGACGGCACCTTGCACCTGGGGCTGTGGCTGCACCACATCCTTGGCAACCATGTCGGCCAGTTGAGCCTGCTGCGCAGCGTGGAACAGTTGGCGCTGGGCGTGCAGTCGCCGCCGGTGGCGGATTTTTCCTTTGTCGGCAATAACCTGATGCAGGCCGAGGAATATGAGCGTCTGGCAGATGCCGGCACCGAGGCCTGGGAGCAAGAGGCCGAGGAGTACGCGCCGCTGGCCGATGTCCCGGCGCCGGCGGCCACTGCCCAGGCGCTGCAGTTGCGCGCGGCACTGGCCATGGACCCGATGAAGCTGGCCTCGCCGCAGCGTCTGTTCCACCTGTTGCAGGCGTTTCGCCAGGGCTGTGCCGAGGGCTTGGGGATAGAGGCGCCGATCGTCAATCTATTGTTCGCCTGGGCTGAGCGTTCGGTGATCAGCGGATTCTCCAGTTACACGGTGCCCGTGCCCCTGGCTCCCGGGCGCTTCGCCGAAGGCTGCGAGCCACAGGCCTGCATGGATTACCTGAATGCCAAGCTGGCCCGGGCGGCCTTGGGTTACGAGGAAATACTCGCGGCCCTGGGCCTGTACGGCTTTGCTCCGGCGTTCCTGTGCAATTTCGTCGAGCTGCCGGCCAGTGACGCCCGGTGGTTGCAAACGCGGATTGCCAACCCGGTTAGCGAGTGGCCCAAGACCCTGCTCGACCTGACGGTGGTCAAGTCGGCGCTGGGCTGCGAAGTGCTGCTCAACAGCTATCTGCCCGAGCCGCAGGCCAGGGCATTTCTCGAATCCTTTGTCGCGGCGGGGCAACGTCAATGA
- a CDS encoding zinc-dependent alcohol dehydrogenase has protein sequence MSSSRYTLTACGADGVIAVHEPLAALAATEVQVAVDYSMVSPGTERHYLQQVRETGEQLPLGYCAAGVVSAVGPEVEGVQPGDRVVAMGWKIATHSNWIQVPQRLVCKVPPPLTQDQAILATLGATAVHAVDRAQLQAGEQILVVGMGLVGKMLSLVAACHGARIWVADLNPAAIDPGLPVQVLDLLAEPGAMAGQFTRIFLCIDADISALFPRLLALLNPQGNGAGRSRLVNVGRVSLTLELSPQMGNIDIINVSRCGNGYRDDAYHHGRKSVQCPAGEATVERNIARCLDYLVAGKDWLEHLQRVEMDLGQALAHYNGAAFFAPGINLIKHREA, from the coding sequence ATGAGCAGCAGCCGATACACACTCACCGCCTGTGGCGCCGATGGCGTGATCGCCGTGCATGAACCTCTGGCCGCTCTGGCGGCCACTGAAGTGCAGGTGGCGGTGGACTACTCCATGGTCAGCCCGGGCACCGAGCGTCATTACCTGCAGCAGGTACGCGAGACTGGCGAGCAACTGCCGCTGGGCTATTGCGCGGCCGGGGTGGTTAGCGCCGTGGGGCCCGAGGTGGAAGGCGTGCAGCCGGGGGACCGGGTGGTGGCCATGGGCTGGAAGATTGCCACCCATTCCAACTGGATCCAGGTGCCCCAGCGGCTGGTGTGCAAGGTACCGCCGCCACTGACCCAGGACCAGGCGATTCTTGCCACCCTGGGTGCCACTGCGGTGCATGCGGTGGACCGTGCGCAATTGCAGGCGGGGGAGCAGATCCTGGTGGTGGGCATGGGCCTGGTGGGCAAGATGCTGAGCCTGGTGGCGGCCTGTCATGGTGCGCGGATCTGGGTCGCGGACCTCAACCCCGCCGCCATCGACCCGGGCCTGCCGGTGCAGGTGCTCGACCTGCTGGCCGAGCCGGGGGCGATGGCCGGGCAGTTCACCCGGATCTTCCTGTGCATCGATGCTGATATCAGCGCCTTGTTCCCGCGGTTGCTGGCCCTGCTCAATCCGCAGGGCAACGGGGCTGGCCGCTCGCGGCTGGTGAATGTCGGGCGGGTCAGCCTGACCCTGGAGCTCTCGCCGCAAATGGGCAACATCGACATCATCAACGTGTCCCGCTGCGGTAACGGTTACCGCGACGATGCCTACCATCACGGGCGCAAGAGCGTGCAGTGCCCGGCAGGGGAAGCCACGGTGGAGCGCAATATCGCTCGTTGCCTCGACTACCTGGTGGCCGGCAAGGATTGGCTGGAGCACCTGCAGCGGGTCGAGATGGACCTGGGGCAGGCGTTGGCGCACTACAACGGCGCGGCGTTCTTCGCCCCTGGAATCAACCTGATCAAGCACAGGGAAGCGTGA
- a CDS encoding thioesterase domain-containing protein, whose amino-acid sequence MKLICFPDFVGHPICFSALGRALKGRVSLVQVNYSDYWPYSSVEDLARQIAQEHELTTLDAVLGYSFGAYVAACCVARSTAPARPLLLVDPPLLAELRGLAPDAIARRLAADPQYAYVDDLVDAQLVNRECVHGNILLLSQWQAVPLKGRAVDVLLSAGRSAEGLAPGLGLDPAQDNRYWRDEQRHHGSVINSPDVLTWLLDPGALQRIAW is encoded by the coding sequence ATGAAACTGATCTGCTTTCCCGACTTCGTCGGCCATCCGATCTGTTTTTCCGCCCTGGGCCGGGCACTCAAGGGGCGGGTGTCGCTGGTGCAGGTCAACTACAGCGACTACTGGCCCTATTCCAGTGTCGAAGACCTGGCCCGGCAGATTGCCCAAGAGCATGAGCTGACGACCCTGGACGCGGTGCTCGGTTACTCCTTCGGCGCTTATGTGGCGGCCTGTTGCGTGGCCCGCAGCACGGCACCCGCCAGGCCGCTGCTGTTGGTGGACCCGCCGCTGCTGGCCGAGCTTCGAGGGTTGGCCCCTGACGCCATTGCCCGGCGTTTGGCGGCCGATCCGCAGTATGCCTACGTCGATGACCTGGTGGACGCGCAGTTGGTCAATCGCGAGTGCGTGCACGGCAATATCCTGCTGCTGTCCCAATGGCAGGCGGTACCGCTGAAGGGGCGCGCGGTGGATGTGCTGTTGTCCGCCGGGCGCAGTGCCGAGGGGCTGGCCCCGGGCCTGGGGCTCGATCCGGCCCAGGACAATCGCTACTGGCGGGACGAGCAGCGCCACCATGGCTCGGTGATCAATAGCCCCGATGTGCTCACCTGGCTGCTGGACCCTGGGGCCTTGCAGCGCATTGCTTGGTGA
- a CDS encoding Coenzyme F420 hydrogenase/dehydrogenase, beta subunit C-terminal domain, whose product MLLKLTVLDQNLCAGCGACALVCPQQVIVFDPDRVVPLLEGIGDSCESCTECLAVCPGLQPDTDRSELELFGRTRRAEERWLGISRQAIGARSTDPQIVRRSASGGTATTLLLTAREHFDVDLTLTMGRHPGQGWRSAPQLGSAAAAIINNAQSTYQLAPYLNALRECYEQQPDARIAVVGLACHVQAIRKLQRRDTAIGHWARSRIICVIETACSSNTLPAGTHSIISEVLGQDPQQVRDIKYREGDYPGRLQVTLLDSQTFGIDFWEILGKLKDNKTFRCLSCGDWMSGLADVSVCDGDPNIFEASLNGSEEQKHGRALIRTEMGQALVDSAITHGRLESWGVDLGGFNLGLERKKNRRRFYETQPLVLPAGPGVGDHFEDEALVDDAELINPAKYRSSP is encoded by the coding sequence ATGTTATTGAAATTGACGGTGCTCGATCAGAATCTGTGCGCCGGGTGCGGCGCCTGCGCCCTGGTGTGCCCACAGCAGGTAATCGTTTTCGACCCGGACCGGGTGGTGCCGCTGCTCGAGGGCATCGGCGACAGTTGTGAAAGCTGCACCGAGTGCCTGGCGGTGTGCCCGGGGCTGCAGCCGGATACCGATCGCTCCGAACTGGAACTGTTCGGCCGTACCCGCCGCGCCGAAGAGCGCTGGCTGGGGATCAGCCGCCAGGCCATCGGTGCGCGTTCCACCGACCCGCAGATAGTCCGGCGCTCGGCCAGTGGCGGTACCGCCACCACCTTGCTGCTGACCGCCCGGGAGCACTTTGACGTGGACCTGACCCTGACCATGGGCCGTCATCCGGGGCAGGGCTGGCGCAGCGCGCCGCAACTGGGCAGCGCTGCAGCGGCGATCATCAACAATGCCCAGTCCACCTACCAGCTGGCGCCTTACCTCAATGCCCTGCGCGAATGCTACGAACAGCAGCCGGACGCGCGCATCGCCGTGGTGGGGCTGGCCTGCCACGTCCAGGCGATCCGCAAGCTGCAGCGCCGGGACACGGCCATCGGCCACTGGGCCCGCAGCCGGATCATTTGCGTGATCGAGACCGCCTGCTCCTCCAACACCCTGCCGGCCGGCACCCACAGCATCATCAGCGAGGTGCTGGGGCAAGACCCGCAGCAGGTGCGCGATATCAAGTACCGCGAAGGCGATTACCCCGGCCGGCTGCAAGTCACCTTGCTGGACAGCCAGACCTTTGGCATCGATTTCTGGGAGATCCTCGGCAAGCTCAAGGACAACAAGACCTTTCGCTGCCTCAGTTGCGGTGACTGGATGAGCGGGCTGGCCGACGTCAGCGTGTGTGACGGCGACCCCAACATCTTCGAAGCCAGCCTCAACGGTTCCGAAGAACAGAAACACGGCCGCGCGCTGATCCGCACCGAGATGGGCCAGGCCCTGGTGGACAGCGCCATCACCCATGGCCGGCTGGAAAGCTGGGGAGTGGACCTTGGGGGCTTCAACCTCGGCCTTGAACGCAAGAAGAACCGTCGGCGCTTCTATGAAACCCAGCCGCTGGTGTTGCCCGCGGGCCCCGGGGTGGGCGACCACTTCGAGGACGAAGCGCTGGTGGACGACGCCGAACTGATCAACCCCGCCAAATACAGGAGTAGCCCATGA
- a CDS encoding 3-phosphoshikimate 1-carboxyvinyltransferase: protein MIDYPDRPIDFTLGRQQQVWANIDGYLPSDKSISHRMILFAALARHPVRLRDLNRGKAVTLLLDALQQLGLEVTPGQTPQTLEISGEFAQATHERRVDLGPSSAAARLLIGMLVGLNVPCIVDGDETLRNRPFDWIVEPLNQMGAHLEYLGRPGALPIRIHQAAFRGGAAQIHIGSAQAISTLLFAGVAARKPMSIRYPVVARDHTQRIINSFGDRLQDEQLQIHYQPRDCAIPEEISIPRDPSAIAYPAALFLLCNRHQEQQRLSFDNVCLNPTRLGFFNWLLACGFNLTLEVDSIRHGEPVGRLLLRGGGQPRAHDLRDKHQFHAMIDEVPLALAISCVLPGSATFSDLYELTFKESDRIAATRSMLNALGLDYQVDGYDVRVEGGQVPSVQGAIPTFGDHRLSMTAHVLLLAHGLQATILEGHCYQTSFPGFAQCLDRLTGREA, encoded by the coding sequence ATGATCGATTACCCGGACCGGCCCATCGATTTCACCCTCGGCCGCCAACAGCAAGTCTGGGCCAACATCGACGGCTACCTGCCATCGGACAAGTCCATCAGCCATCGGATGATCCTGTTTGCCGCCCTGGCCCGGCATCCGGTGCGCCTGCGGGACCTGAACCGCGGCAAGGCGGTGACCCTGTTGCTCGATGCCCTGCAGCAACTGGGCCTTGAGGTGACGCCAGGGCAGACGCCCCAGACCCTGGAGATCAGCGGTGAGTTCGCCCAGGCGACCCACGAGCGGCGGGTCGACCTGGGGCCCTCCAGCGCGGCCGCGCGGTTACTGATCGGGATGCTGGTGGGACTCAATGTGCCGTGCATCGTCGATGGCGACGAAACCCTGCGCAACCGCCCCTTCGACTGGATCGTCGAGCCCCTGAACCAGATGGGCGCCCACCTGGAGTACCTGGGGCGTCCGGGCGCGCTGCCGATCCGTATCCACCAGGCTGCATTCCGCGGCGGCGCGGCGCAGATCCACATCGGCAGCGCCCAGGCCATCAGCACCTTGCTGTTTGCCGGGGTGGCGGCACGCAAGCCGATGTCGATCCGGTACCCGGTGGTGGCCCGGGATCACACCCAGCGCATCATCAACAGTTTTGGCGACCGGCTGCAGGACGAGCAGTTGCAGATTCACTACCAGCCACGGGACTGCGCGATTCCCGAGGAGATCAGCATCCCTCGCGACCCCTCGGCCATTGCCTATCCGGCGGCGTTGTTCCTGCTGTGCAACCGCCACCAGGAGCAGCAGCGCCTGAGCTTCGACAATGTGTGCCTGAACCCTACGCGCCTGGGCTTTTTCAACTGGCTGCTGGCCTGTGGTTTCAACCTGACCCTGGAGGTGGACAGCATTCGTCATGGCGAGCCGGTGGGCCGCCTGCTGCTGCGCGGGGGTGGCCAGCCCAGGGCTCACGACTTGCGCGACAAGCACCAGTTCCACGCAATGATCGACGAAGTGCCGCTGGCCCTGGCCATCAGCTGCGTGCTGCCCGGCAGCGCGACCTTCAGTGACCTCTACGAGCTGACCTTCAAGGAGTCGGACCGGATCGCCGCCACCCGCAGCATGCTCAATGCCCTGGGCCTGGACTACCAGGTCGACGGCTACGACGTGCGGGTGGAAGGCGGGCAGGTGCCCAGTGTGCAGGGAGCGATCCCGACTTTCGGTGACCATCGCCTGTCGATGACCGCCCACGTCCTGCTGCTGGCTCACGGGCTGCAGGCCACCATCCTCGAAGGGCATTGCTACCAGACTTCATTTCCAGGGTTTGCCCAGTGCCTGGATCGCCTGACCGGACGGGAGGCCTGA